TGATGGAGCAGAAAAAACGATTAATTTTCCTGATGACATATTATAAAACGTTTAATATCTGTTCTTTAATTTTTTCTAACTCATTCTTCATTTGCACCACAACTTGTTGCATTGGAGCGTAGTTAGATTTTGATCCTGTAGTATTAATTTCTCTACCAATTTCTTGAACAATAAATCCTAGTTTTTTACCATCAGAAACTTGGTTATTTAACTCTTTGATAAAATATTCTAAGTGATTTGCCAAACGCACTTTTTCTTCGTTAATATCTAATTTTTCTAGATAGTAAATCAACTCTTGCTCAAATCTATTTTCATCAACTGTTACTTGTAAATCATCAATAGCTTTGCGTAATTTTAATTTTACAGCTTCCATTCTAGCATCATCATGTTGATTAACTTCAATGGCTAAATTCTGAATATTTTGAATACGCTCTCTAAAATCTATTTCCAAAGACTCTGCTTCATCTTTACGGAATTGCACCAAAGCAGCAATAGCTTCTTCTACCCCTTTTTCAATCAACACCCATTCTTCTGGGTCTAATTCTTCGCGTTCCGTTTTTAAAGTATCTGGCAATCTCATCGCCATATCTAGCAACTCAACATCTGTACCTGTAGCTATTTGTTTTAACTGATTCATATAATCAGCCACCACATTTACATTTACTTTGGTTTGAGAAACTTCTGCAGTCATTTCTACATAAATAGAAAAATCAACTTTACCTCTAACAACTGTATTTGCTATGGTTTTACGAACATCAATTTCTTTTTCTCTGTAATATTGAGGTATACGTACATTTAAATCTAAATTTTTACTATTTAAAGATTTAATTTCGATAGTAACCTTTTTGGTAGGCAATTGTACTATTGCTTTCCCATATCCTGTCATTGACTGTATCATGTATCCAAAAAATTTGGCTGTAAAAATACGGATTTTACATGGGATAGACTTCTCTACTTATCAGTAACTTTTTTCTTAGACTCATTAGGCTTAGAAGTAACCATATAAACCCCTGTAAACACAAGCAATGCACATGCTGTTTTTGACCAAGAAAGTTCATCACTCCCTAACAACAACGCAAATATGGTAGCTAACACAGGTTGTAAATAAATAAAAGCACTTACTGTAGTTGGTTTTAAATGTTTTAAGCCATACAAATTGAATAGAAAATTAAAATATGTAGCAAACACAATTACATAACCAACAATTAAATAAATATCAAAAGGAATATGATGCCATTCTATGGCTAACACTTCATTAAAAACTACAGGAGTCATAAACAACAACCCAAAAGTATATAACCATTTTACAAAAGTGATGGGATGATATTTTGCAATCATTTTTTTAGCCAAAATTAAATACAAAGCATAGCCAGAAGCATTTACAAACACCAATGCATTTCCTAAAGGAATATTAACGGCGTTTGTTTCTATTTTTTTACCAGAAGTTGTTAAAAAATAAGCGCCCAACAAACCAATAACAATCCCTAAAAAACGTTTTAACTTTAATTTTTCTTTTAAAATAAACAAAGAAAAAACAAATACTAAAATAGGCGTAGTTACCATAATAACTGCCGCATTAATAGGCGTGGTTAAACTTAGGCCTTTAAAAAAAGACAAAATATTAATAACTATAGCTATGATAGACAAAAGTGCTACATATAAAAAATCTTTTTTCTCTAACTCCGGAGGCTTTACTATAAAAGAAGTAATCCAAAACAAAAGCGTTGCCGCAAAAATACGCACCCAAACCAATGCAAACGGACTCATAAAAGTTGGCATTACCTGTTTTACAAGCGTGTAATTAATTCCATAAAAAACCGCTGTACTAAACACAGCTAATAAAGCCAGATTTCTTTTTGACATCCTTTGTAAATTTTAAATCAAATATCTGTAGAATATCTATTTTAGCAATATGAATAAAATAAAAAACTTTATTTTTTTTATCACTCTAGTCTCACTGGTTTATTCCTGTAAGACGGTTACTTATATTCAACCTAAAAGAACCGATCGAATTATAAAAACTGCTAAAGGTTTTCAAGGAACAAAGTACAAAAGAGGCGGTGTAGACAAAAACGGAATGGATTGTTCTGGTTTGGTATATGCCAGTTTTTTAGAAAATGGAATTAAAATGCCTAGAACCTCTCTAGCACAATCTAACCTAGGACAAGAAATTCCTATTAAAAAAATTGCAGCAGGAGATCTTTTATTCTTTAAAACTTTAAATTCTAATCACATCAATCATGTGGGAATTGTAGTTTCTAACAACCAAAAAAACATCAATTTTATACATGCTGCTTTTGAGGGAGTTATTACCTCATCCATCCAAGAGCCATATTGGAACAAGGCTTTTATATCAGCAAAAAGAATTATCAATGCTAAAAACCCTAACAGCAATCAACCTATTACACACAAAGTAAAAGCTGGAGATACTTTGTATGAAATTTCTAGAACCTACCACACCAGCGTGCAAAACATCAAAGAACTTAATCATTTGAAAAGTGATAAAATTACCATCGGAATGATTTTGAAAGTTTTATAAGCCATATTTCTTTATTATCTTCCACAAAAGTTACCCATTTAACACCATGGATCAAAAACATATTTTAGTTATTAGAATGTCTGCTATGGGAGATGTTGCAATGACCGTACCCGTGATTAAAACATTAATTTCTCAACATCCAGATATTAAAATCACGGTTGTTTCAAAAGGATTTTTAAGTCCTCTTTTTGAAGACATAGAACAAGTTCATTTTTTCACCGCTGATGTAAGAGGAAAACACCGAGGTTTTAAAGGGATTTATAAACTTTATAAAGAATTAAAATCTTTAAACCTTGATGCTGTTGCCGATTTACACAACGTACTCCGCTCTAAACTTTTAAGAACTTTTTTTAAGTTAGATGGAACCAAAGTGGCATTTATTAACAAAGGAAGAGCCGAGAAAAAAGCACTAACCTCATTAAAAAACAAAGTTTTTAAACCTTTAACAAGTACACATCAACGCTATGCTGATGTATTTTCACTATTAGGATTTTCTGTTGATTTAGAAAAACCAAGTTTAAAAAACAAAGAAGTTCTTACTAAGGAGTTAAAAGATTTATTTAACTATCAACCTGATGAAAAAATTATTGGAATTGCTCCTTTTGCCGCACATCAAGGAAAAAAATATCCTTTAGAATTAATAGAACAGGTTATAGAAACTTTAAGTAAACAACATAAAGTTTTATTGTTTGGTGGAGGAAAACAAGAAGTTGAAGTCTTAAACAACATCACCCAAAAACACAGCAATACTTTTTCTATGGCAGGAAAAATAAAACTAAAACAAGAACTTGCCATTATTAGCAACTTATCAGTTATGATAAGTATGGATAGCGGTAACGGACATTTTTCTGCTTTATACGGAATTCCAACCATCACCATTTGGGGCGCCACACATCCTTATGCCGGTTTTGCTCCCTTTCATCAAGAAGACAATTGCTTAACCGCTGATAGAAAGAAATATCCTTTATTACCAACATCGGTTTATGGAAATAAAATAATTTCTGGCTACGAAAACGTTATGGAAACTATTAGCCCTAAAGCCATCATTTATAAAGTTTTATCAACAATTATTTAGATTTGTTAATAAGTTTAAACAGTTTATATTCTAGTTTCTTAACAAACTATTTATTTTTGATTTTCAATAAATAAATGAAGAACATGCAAGTATCAGGAAAAATTAAGTTGATTAACGACACGCAAACATTTGGAGCAAGCGGATTTAGAAAAAGAGAATTGGTATTAACTACCGATGAGCAGTACCCACAAATGTTAATGATTGAGTTTGTACAAGATAAAGTAGATATTTTAGATGCTTACAAAGTAGGGCAAGACGTAACTATTTCTATTAACCTTAGAGGTCGTGAGTGGATTAACCCACAAGGAGAAGCTAAATATTTTAACTCTATTACAGGATGGAGAATTGAAGCTACTGCACCTGCTGCTCAAGGAGGTGAAGCACCTGCTACTTTTGAAACTACTTCTATTGCTCAAAACGAAGAACCAGACGATTTACCTTTCTAAGAAAATCCTCTTAAAAAATATTTAAAACGCTTTCAATTTTATTGGAAGCGTTTTTACATTAAGCTCCATAGAAATATTGCCTTATGTATTTATTAGATCAAAACTCTGTAAAATTTCCTCATCCCACTTTAGCTAATAAAGATGATATTCTTGCTATTGGAGGTGACTTATCTACAGAACGTTTACTAACAGCATATAAACAAGGTATTTTTCCTTGGTATTGCGATGGTGAACCTATTATTTGGTACAGTCCGGCATGGAGAATGGTGTTAGACCCAAGACACTACAAACCGTCTAAAAGCCTAAAGCAAATCCTTAAAAAAAATACTTTTACAGTTACTTTTAATCAAAACTTTAAGGAGGTTATTTACAACTGTAAAACCATTAACAGATATGATGGTTTAGGTACTTGGATTACCGATGATATGCAACAAGCCTATATCAACCTACATCAGCTAGGTTACGCAAAATCTGTAGAAGTTTGGCTGGATGATGAACTGGTTGGTGGTTTATATGGTATTGATCAAGGACATGTTTTTTGTGGCGAAAGTATGTTTAGTAAAGTTAGTAATGCCTCCAAAATTGCTTTTGCTTGGCTCAATGATTATTTAGTTAAAAACAATTATAATTTATTAGATTGCCAAGTACACAACGATCACTTAGAGAGTTTAGGGGCTTATGAAATTCCGAGACAAGAATTTTTAGACATTCTATCAAAAAAGAAGCTTTAATACTTTCTAACTTTTATCTTTTTAACTTGATGAACAAACCCTTATCTTTGAGCCGTTTTAACCCTAAAGGGATTTATAAAAAAAATTAACCCATCAAAAATGGATATTAAAAACGCACAACTTGACGTTGACAAATGGATAAAAGAACATGGAGTTCGTTATTTTAACGAACTGACAAACATGGCTCAATTAACCGAAGAAGTTGGAGAAGTAGCTAGAATTATTGCTCGCAGATACGGAGAACAATCAGAAAAAGAAAGCGATAAAAACAAAGATTTAGGAGAAGAATTATCCGATGTTTTATTCGTTCTTTTATGCTTAGCAAATCAAACAGGAGTAGATTTACAAACTGCTTTTGATGCTAAATTAGATTTAAAAACAAAACGTGATCACGATCGTCATCACAACAACAAAAAACTACAATAATGGCCAATCAAAAAATTAAAAAAATAGCAAATACACCTTTGTGGAAATTAGCCATTAGGTTTATGATTTCTTTTGGATTTATTCTGGCCATAGTTTTTATAGCAGCAGAATTATTTAAAAGCGGAAATTTAAATGCTATTTCTGAAAGTTTTAAAGATGGCAGCTGGGTTCCTTTTGTAACTACAAGAGCAGCAATTATTGTAGGATATGGATTTGTAATGGCTTTTTTAACAAAAAGCAAAGCTAAAAACACATTATAATGGCACATGCAGATATAGGAACAAAATTCCTTAAAAAATATAACGGAACCGTAAATGATTCTTTTCAAATAACAGGTTCTAAAAGCGAAAGTAACCGTTTGTTAATTTTACAAGCGTTATACCCTAGCATCAACATTAGCAACCTTTCTAATTCTGATGATACCAACTTAATGCAAAACGCATTAAAATCAACAGAAAAAGAAATTAACATAGGACACGCAGGAACTACTATGCGTTTTTTAACTAGCTATTTTGCTGTAAAACCAAACTCAGAAATTATTTTAACAGGATCTGCAAGAATGCAAGAACGTCCTATTAAAATTTTAGTTGATGCTTTGCGTTCTTTAGGAGCCAAAATAGAATATGTTAAAAATGATGGGTTTCCTCCTTTAAAAATTACAGGGTCTAATTTAACAGCCAACAAAGTAAAAATTGATGGAAGCGTAAGTAGCCAATATATTTCTTCTTTATTATTAATTGCTCCTACCTTACCAGATGGATTAACTATTGAATTCGAAGGAAAAATTACTTCAATCCCTTACATTCAAATGACTTTAAGTTTGTTGAATGATTTAGGAGTTTCTACCAATTTTGAAGGACAGTTCATTACCGTTAATCCAACTCAGGAAATTAAAAACACTGAATTTACTGTGGAATCTGATTGGAGTTCTGCTTCTTATTCTTACGGATTGGTAGCATTAACAGAAAATGGAAAATTAGACATTTCATCATACAAACAAAATAGTTTACAAGGAGATTCTGTTTTACAAGAAATTTATAAAGAGTTTGGAGTTACGACCACTTTTAACGATCACACCATCACATTAGAAAAAGTTAAAAACTTTACGCTACCAAAACGTGTTGAGTTTGATTTGGTAAAAGCCCCAGACATTGCACAAACCATTGCTGTTACTGCTTTTGGATTAGGGGTAGAATGTCACATGACAGGTTTGCACACCTTAAAAATTAAAGAAACCGATAGAATTATTGCTTTATACAATGAGTTAACAAAGCTTGGTGCAACTATAGAATATACAGATGAAACTTTAACGGTAAAAGCTTTTAACGGAACTATCAATAGCGATGTTCATATAGCAACTTATAACGATCACCGAATGGCGATGGCTTTTGCCCCACTATTGTTAAAAACGAATATTAATATTGATGATGCTGGAGTGGTATCAAAATCTTACCCTAGTTTTTGGGATGATTTTGAAAGATTTCAGTAACTTATAAAGTAGTAAGTATTGAGTAATCAATACAAAGTTTAGAAAAATGCTCAAAATTGAATTAAATTTTGAGCATTTTTTTTAGGTTACAAAACACCGCTACTACACATAAACACTCACTCTCAGTACTCAGTGCTAAACGCTCATTACTAGTCAAAACAAAAATAAACGTCAATATGCTTGACAACGCCTATCTCAGGATTGTATCTTTGCATTCTTATATAAAAACAACATATACATGAAGTTATCTGCATTTCACTTTGATTTACCTGATGAACTAATCGCAAAACACCCTGCGGAGTACAGAGATGAATCTCGTTTAATGGTTTTGAACAGAAAAGAACAAACCATAGAACACAAACAATTTAAAGATGTTATTGACTACTTTGATGATGGTGATTTGATGATTTTAAACAACACCAAAGTTTTTCCTGCTCGTATGTACGGGAATAAAGAAAAAACAGGTGCTAGAATTGAAGTTTTCTTATTACGTGAATTAAATGCTGAAAACCGTTTATGGGATGTATTAGTAGACCCTGCTCGTAAAATTAGAATCGGAAACAAATTGTTTTTTGGTGAAGATGATTCTTTAGTAGCTGAAGTAATCGATAATACAACTTCTAGAGGACGAACTTTGCGTTTCTTATACGATGGATCTTACGAAGAATTTAGAGAAAAACTAGAAGAATTAGGAGAAACACCAATTCCTAAACACTTAGAAAGAGATGTTGAAGAAGAAGATGCAGAGCGTTTTCAAACCATTTATGCAAAAGAAGAAGGTGCTGTTGCAGCTCCAACTGCTGGATTACACTTTTCTAAGCATTTAATGAAGCGTTTAGAAATTAAAGGAGTTGATTTTTCTGAATTAACTTTACATATTGGTTTAGGAACTTTTAACCCTGTTGAAGTTGAAGATTTATCTAAGCACAAAATGGATTCTGAACAAATGATGGTTTCAGAAGAAACTTGCGACGCAGTAAACAAAGCTATTGACTCTAAACGTAGAGTATGTGCGGTAGGTACAACTGTTATGCGTGCTATTGAATCTACAGTTTCATCAAACGGAAGATTAAATCCTTATGACGGATGGACAAATAAATTTATTTTTCCTCCTTATGATTTTAGTATTGCCAATGCAATGATTACTAACTTCCACCCTTCTAAATCTACCTTAATGATGCAGGTAGCTGCCTTTGCTGGTTATGATTTCTTAATGAAAGCTTACAAAGAAGCTATTAAAGAAGGATATAAATTTAGTACTTACGGAGATGCAATGTTGATTATCTAATCAACCTTATCGATAATAAAGTTAAAGTCCCGAAGTTTTCCACTTCGGGATTTTTCTTTTCACAGAGTTACGTACCTTTGCAAAACAGTTTTACACCAAACATCATGTCTAAAAAAGATATCAGAGCCCTTAGCAAAGATCAATTAAGGGAATTTTTTGTAACAAACGGAGACAAGGCCTTTAGAGGAAACCAAGTCTACGAGTGGTTGTGGTCTAAATCTGCCCATACTTTTGATGACATGACTAACCTATCTAAACAAACTAGAGATATGTTAGATAGCAACTTTACCATTAACCATATTGAAGTAGACAATATGCAACGTAGTAAAGATGGTACTGTTAAAAATGCTGTAAAACTACACGATGGTTTAATTGTAGAATCTGTATTAATCCCTACCGATTCTAGAACCACCGCTTGTGTATCTAGCCAAGTAGGTTGTAGTTTAGATTGTGAATTCTGTGCTACTGCTCGTTTAAAAAGAATGAGAAATTTAAATGCTGATGAAATTTTTGATCAAGTAGCGGCCATCAACAAAGAAAGTCTTAAAACCCACAAACACAAACTATCTAATATTGTGTATATGGGAATGGGAGAACCTTTGATGAACTACAACAACGTACTAAAATCTATAGAAATGATTACTAGTGATGAAGGTTTGGGAATGTCTCCAAAACGTATCACTGTTTCTACTTCTGGATTACCAAAAATGATTAAAAAACTAGCTGACGATGAAGTAAAATTCAATTTAGCAGTTTCATTACACTCTGCAATTGAAGAAACAAGAAATAAAATCATGCCTTTTTCTAAAAACTTTCCGTTAACAGACTTACGTGAATCATTAGAATATTGGTACGCAAAAACACAAAGCAGAATTACTTATGAATATGTTGTTTGGAGAGATATTAACGATAAGCAAGAAGACATTAATGCTTTGGTAAAATTCTGTTCTTACGTTCCGTGTAAAGTGAATTTAATAGAATACAATCCTATTGATGACGGAAAATATCAACAAGCAAGTAATAAAGCTATTGATGATTATGTTTACATTTTAGAAAAAAATGGAATTGTAGTCAATGTTCGTAGATCTAGAGGAAAAGACATTGATGCTGCATGTGGACAGTTGGCGAATAAAAGCTAATTTTAAATCCTGTTAAAACTCACAAATCACTAACATTCGTTTATTTACAACACTATAAATTGTGTTGTGAAAATATTTTTATACATTCGCATTAGATAAGCTTTAGGGGTGTCTTTTATAAAAAAGGCTGAGATTTACCCTTTGAACCTGAATAAGTTAAGACTTACGTAGGGAAAAGTAAGGTCGCAGACCTCTTTTGTTTTTTATTGTAAGAGTGCAAACATTGTACTCCACTTTATTCAGCTTCAAGCAGAGTCCTTCTGCAAAGGTTATCGCCAAAATATTTTTAATAATGATAACCGTAAAAGTAAATAACCTTTCTAAAGAAATTTCAGAGAATAGTTCTGTAGAGCAATTGTTATTACAATTATCTCAACCAGGAAACGGAATTGCTGTAGCCATCAATCAACAAATTATTTCAAAATCTAATTGGAACCAACATCAACTAAACCAAGGAGATGATGTTTTAATTATACAAGCTACACAGGGAGGATAAACTCAATTAGCAATCAATCAATTACGAATTAACAATTATACGTAGCTACGATAAGTCCTTATACTTTCTACCTACTACCAAATACCACAATAAAAATGAAAAACAAAGACACTGCACCAAAAGAAGGGCAAATTACAAGAAAGCCTTTTCCAAATTCTAAAAAGATTTACGTATCAGGAAAAATCCATCCACAAATTAAAGTGGCCATGCGTGAAATTTCTTTAGCGGACACAACGGATTCGATGACTAAAAAGAAAACGCCAAACGAGCCAGTTACTGTGTACGATACTTCTGGACCTTATACAGATCCTAACAAAGAAATTAACGTACATAACGGAATTGAAAGAATTAGAGAACAGTGGATTTTAGATCGTGGAGATGTAGAAGAATTAGACTCTTTTACGTCTAAATATTGTAACGAGCGTTTAAACGATAAAAGTTTAGACCACATGCGTTTTGATTTAAAACACAAACCAAAACGTGCTAAAAAAGGAAAAAATGTAACGCAGTTACACTACGCTAAACAAGGAATTATTACTCCAGAAATGGAATACATCGCCATTCGTGAAAACCAACGAATTGACGAAATGACCGAAATTAGAAAACAACACAAAGGAGAACATTTTGGAGCTGCCATTCCAGAAAAAATTACGGCAGAATTTGTTCGTGAAGAAGTTGCTAGAGGTCGTGCAGTAATCCCATCAAACATTAACCACCCAGAAGCAGAACCTATGATTTTAGGTAGAAACTTCTTGGTAAAAATAAACGCAAATATTGGAAACTCTGCTACCACATCATCTATAGAAGAAGAAGTAGAAAAAGCTGTTTGGGCTTGCCGTTGGGGAGCAGATAATATTATGGATTTATCTACAGGACAAAACATTCACGAAACTCGTGAGTGGATTATCCGTAACTCTCCAGTACCAGTAGGTACCGTACCTATTTACCAAGCTTTAGAAAAAGTAAACGGGGTTGCAGAAGACTTAACATGGGAAATTTTCCGTGATACTTTAATTGAGCAAGCAGAACAAGGAGTAGATTATTTTACCATTCACGCCGGAGTTTTATTACGTTACGTACCTATGACAGCGAACCGTG
Above is a genomic segment from Wenyingzhuangia fucanilytica containing:
- a CDS encoding YicC family protein, with product MIQSMTGYGKAIVQLPTKKVTIEIKSLNSKNLDLNVRIPQYYREKEIDVRKTIANTVVRGKVDFSIYVEMTAEVSQTKVNVNVVADYMNQLKQIATGTDVELLDMAMRLPDTLKTEREELDPEEWVLIEKGVEEAIAALVQFRKDEAESLEIDFRERIQNIQNLAIEVNQHDDARMEAVKLKLRKAIDDLQVTVDENRFEQELIYYLEKLDINEEKVRLANHLEYFIKELNNQVSDGKKLGFIVQEIGREINTTGSKSNYAPMQQVVVQMKNELEKIKEQILNVL
- a CDS encoding DMT family transporter is translated as MSKRNLALLAVFSTAVFYGINYTLVKQVMPTFMSPFALVWVRIFAATLLFWITSFIVKPPELEKKDFLYVALLSIIAIVINILSFFKGLSLTTPINAAVIMVTTPILVFVFSLFILKEKLKLKRFLGIVIGLLGAYFLTTSGKKIETNAVNIPLGNALVFVNASGYALYLILAKKMIAKYHPITFVKWLYTFGLLFMTPVVFNEVLAIEWHHIPFDIYLIVGYVIVFATYFNFLFNLYGLKHLKPTTVSAFIYLQPVLATIFALLLGSDELSWSKTACALLVFTGVYMVTSKPNESKKKVTDK
- a CDS encoding C40 family peptidase — protein: MNKIKNFIFFITLVSLVYSCKTVTYIQPKRTDRIIKTAKGFQGTKYKRGGVDKNGMDCSGLVYASFLENGIKMPRTSLAQSNLGQEIPIKKIAAGDLLFFKTLNSNHINHVGIVVSNNQKNINFIHAAFEGVITSSIQEPYWNKAFISAKRIINAKNPNSNQPITHKVKAGDTLYEISRTYHTSVQNIKELNHLKSDKITIGMILKVL
- a CDS encoding glycosyltransferase family 9 protein, encoding MDQKHILVIRMSAMGDVAMTVPVIKTLISQHPDIKITVVSKGFLSPLFEDIEQVHFFTADVRGKHRGFKGIYKLYKELKSLNLDAVADLHNVLRSKLLRTFFKLDGTKVAFINKGRAEKKALTSLKNKVFKPLTSTHQRYADVFSLLGFSVDLEKPSLKNKEVLTKELKDLFNYQPDEKIIGIAPFAAHQGKKYPLELIEQVIETLSKQHKVLLFGGGKQEVEVLNNITQKHSNTFSMAGKIKLKQELAIISNLSVMISMDSGNGHFSALYGIPTITIWGATHPYAGFAPFHQEDNCLTADRKKYPLLPTSVYGNKIISGYENVMETISPKAIIYKVLSTII
- a CDS encoding DUF3127 domain-containing protein, giving the protein MQVSGKIKLINDTQTFGASGFRKRELVLTTDEQYPQMLMIEFVQDKVDILDAYKVGQDVTISINLRGREWINPQGEAKYFNSITGWRIEATAPAAQGGEAPATFETTSIAQNEEPDDLPF
- the aat gene encoding leucyl/phenylalanyl-tRNA--protein transferase yields the protein MYLLDQNSVKFPHPTLANKDDILAIGGDLSTERLLTAYKQGIFPWYCDGEPIIWYSPAWRMVLDPRHYKPSKSLKQILKKNTFTVTFNQNFKEVIYNCKTINRYDGLGTWITDDMQQAYINLHQLGYAKSVEVWLDDELVGGLYGIDQGHVFCGESMFSKVSNASKIAFAWLNDYLVKNNYNLLDCQVHNDHLESLGAYEIPRQEFLDILSKKKL
- a CDS encoding nucleotide pyrophosphohydrolase; this encodes MDIKNAQLDVDKWIKEHGVRYFNELTNMAQLTEEVGEVARIIARRYGEQSEKESDKNKDLGEELSDVLFVLLCLANQTGVDLQTAFDAKLDLKTKRDHDRHHNNKKLQ
- the aroA gene encoding 3-phosphoshikimate 1-carboxyvinyltransferase: MAHADIGTKFLKKYNGTVNDSFQITGSKSESNRLLILQALYPSINISNLSNSDDTNLMQNALKSTEKEINIGHAGTTMRFLTSYFAVKPNSEIILTGSARMQERPIKILVDALRSLGAKIEYVKNDGFPPLKITGSNLTANKVKIDGSVSSQYISSLLLIAPTLPDGLTIEFEGKITSIPYIQMTLSLLNDLGVSTNFEGQFITVNPTQEIKNTEFTVESDWSSASYSYGLVALTENGKLDISSYKQNSLQGDSVLQEIYKEFGVTTTFNDHTITLEKVKNFTLPKRVEFDLVKAPDIAQTIAVTAFGLGVECHMTGLHTLKIKETDRIIALYNELTKLGATIEYTDETLTVKAFNGTINSDVHIATYNDHRMAMAFAPLLLKTNINIDDAGVVSKSYPSFWDDFERFQ
- the queA gene encoding tRNA preQ1(34) S-adenosylmethionine ribosyltransferase-isomerase QueA, which encodes MKLSAFHFDLPDELIAKHPAEYRDESRLMVLNRKEQTIEHKQFKDVIDYFDDGDLMILNNTKVFPARMYGNKEKTGARIEVFLLRELNAENRLWDVLVDPARKIRIGNKLFFGEDDSLVAEVIDNTTSRGRTLRFLYDGSYEEFREKLEELGETPIPKHLERDVEEEDAERFQTIYAKEEGAVAAPTAGLHFSKHLMKRLEIKGVDFSELTLHIGLGTFNPVEVEDLSKHKMDSEQMMVSEETCDAVNKAIDSKRRVCAVGTTVMRAIESTVSSNGRLNPYDGWTNKFIFPPYDFSIANAMITNFHPSKSTLMMQVAAFAGYDFLMKAYKEAIKEGYKFSTYGDAMLII
- the rlmN gene encoding 23S rRNA (adenine(2503)-C(2))-methyltransferase RlmN; translation: MSKKDIRALSKDQLREFFVTNGDKAFRGNQVYEWLWSKSAHTFDDMTNLSKQTRDMLDSNFTINHIEVDNMQRSKDGTVKNAVKLHDGLIVESVLIPTDSRTTACVSSQVGCSLDCEFCATARLKRMRNLNADEIFDQVAAINKESLKTHKHKLSNIVYMGMGEPLMNYNNVLKSIEMITSDEGLGMSPKRITVSTSGLPKMIKKLADDEVKFNLAVSLHSAIEETRNKIMPFSKNFPLTDLRESLEYWYAKTQSRITYEYVVWRDINDKQEDINALVKFCSYVPCKVNLIEYNPIDDGKYQQASNKAIDDYVYILEKNGIVVNVRRSRGKDIDAACGQLANKS
- the thiS gene encoding sulfur carrier protein ThiS, with protein sequence MITVKVNNLSKEISENSSVEQLLLQLSQPGNGIAVAINQQIISKSNWNQHQLNQGDDVLIIQATQGG
- the thiC gene encoding phosphomethylpyrimidine synthase ThiC, with the translated sequence MKNKDTAPKEGQITRKPFPNSKKIYVSGKIHPQIKVAMREISLADTTDSMTKKKTPNEPVTVYDTSGPYTDPNKEINVHNGIERIREQWILDRGDVEELDSFTSKYCNERLNDKSLDHMRFDLKHKPKRAKKGKNVTQLHYAKQGIITPEMEYIAIRENQRIDEMTEIRKQHKGEHFGAAIPEKITAEFVREEVARGRAVIPSNINHPEAEPMILGRNFLVKINANIGNSATTSSIEEEVEKAVWACRWGADNIMDLSTGQNIHETREWIIRNSPVPVGTVPIYQALEKVNGVAEDLTWEIFRDTLIEQAEQGVDYFTIHAGVLLRYVPMTANRVTGIVSRGGSIMAKWCLAHHKESFLYTHFEEICEILKQYDVAFSLGDGLRPGSVADANDEAQFAELETLGELTQIARKHEVQCFIEGPGHVPMHMIKENMEKQIEVCDEAPFYTLGPLTTDIAPGYDHITSGIGAAMIGWYGCAMLCYVTPKEHLGLPNKEDVRVGVVTYKLAAHAADLAKGHPGAQHRDNALSMARFEFRWEDQFNLGLDPERALEYHDETLPADGAKVAHFCSMCGPKFCSMKISQEVRDFAAENDIDENNEVFQKGMEEKSQEFKEKGSEVYL